One genomic window of Solanum dulcamara chromosome 12, daSolDulc1.2, whole genome shotgun sequence includes the following:
- the LOC129877446 gene encoding photosynthetic NDH subunit of lumenal location 1, chloroplastic isoform X1, producing MTASSLSLSLGLPSAANNLNRHALHNIITCSASENTSPNQQRCFMRRPFLLGAGALSLSLLPATPLLAKGIPENYEIFVDKQDGYSYYYPSDWREFDFRGHDSAFKDRYLQLQNVRLSFIPSDKSDIHDLGPIEEVVPDLVKHVYSAPNQVANIMEMKERSTNGKNYFTFEYVLTSPNFSRAAFATIAIGNGKRSGPSPIALHHNFTGAILCIRIKTFCTGRHYTLIVGANERRWRKFRNKLKVVADSFQVLDI from the exons ATGACAGCTTCTTCCCTCTCACTGAGTCTTGGACTTCCATCAGCAGCCAATAATTTGAATAGGCATGCTTTACACAACATTATCACATGTTCAGCATCAGAAAACACATCCCCTAATCAACAGA GATGTTTCATGAGGAGGCCATTTCTATTGGGAGCAGGAGCTCTGTCTTTGAGTTTATTACCCGCTACGCCCCTTCTAGCTAAAG GAATACCAGAGAACTATGAAATCTTTGTTGATAAACAAGATGGCTATTCATATTATTATCCATCAGATTGGAGG GAATTTGATTTCAGAGGTCATGATTCTGCATTTAAGGATAGATATCTACAACTGCAAAATGTACGACTAAGTTTTATACCATCTGATAAATCAGATATCCATGATTTGGGGCCAATAGAAGAG GTTGTGCCCGATCTGGTAAAACACGTTTACTCTGCACCAAATCAGGTGGCAAATATAATGGAAATGAAGGAG AGAAGTACAAACGGGAAAAACTATTTCACCTTTGAATATGTATTGACATCTCCAAATTTTTCTCGGGCAGCATTTGCTACCATAGCAATTGGAAATGGTAAGCGATCTGGTCCGTCTCCTATAGCTTTACATCACAATTTTACAGGTGCAATTTTGTGCATTCGCATTAAGACATTTTGTACAGGGAGACACTACACACTAATCGTAGGAGCAAATGAAAGGCGATGGAGAAAATTCCGTAACAAACTTAAAGTGGTGGCCGACTCATTTCAGGTGCTGGATATTTAG
- the LOC129877446 gene encoding photosynthetic NDH subunit of lumenal location 1, chloroplastic isoform X2, protein MTASSLSLSLGLPSAANNLNRHALHNIITCSASENTSPNQQRCFMRRPFLLGAGALSLSLLPATPLLAKGIPENYEIFVDKQDGYSYYYPSDWREFDFRGHDSAFKDRYLQLQNVRLSFIPSDKSDIHDLGPIEEVVPDLVKHVYSAPNQVANIMEMKERSTNGKNYFTFEYVLTSPNFSRAAFATIAIGNGRHYTLIVGANERRWRKFRNKLKVVADSFQVLDI, encoded by the exons ATGACAGCTTCTTCCCTCTCACTGAGTCTTGGACTTCCATCAGCAGCCAATAATTTGAATAGGCATGCTTTACACAACATTATCACATGTTCAGCATCAGAAAACACATCCCCTAATCAACAGA GATGTTTCATGAGGAGGCCATTTCTATTGGGAGCAGGAGCTCTGTCTTTGAGTTTATTACCCGCTACGCCCCTTCTAGCTAAAG GAATACCAGAGAACTATGAAATCTTTGTTGATAAACAAGATGGCTATTCATATTATTATCCATCAGATTGGAGG GAATTTGATTTCAGAGGTCATGATTCTGCATTTAAGGATAGATATCTACAACTGCAAAATGTACGACTAAGTTTTATACCATCTGATAAATCAGATATCCATGATTTGGGGCCAATAGAAGAG GTTGTGCCCGATCTGGTAAAACACGTTTACTCTGCACCAAATCAGGTGGCAAATATAATGGAAATGAAGGAG AGAAGTACAAACGGGAAAAACTATTTCACCTTTGAATATGTATTGACATCTCCAAATTTTTCTCGGGCAGCATTTGCTACCATAGCAATTGGAAATG GGAGACACTACACACTAATCGTAGGAGCAAATGAAAGGCGATGGAGAAAATTCCGTAACAAACTTAAAGTGGTGGCCGACTCATTTCAGGTGCTGGATATTTAG